One stretch of Streptomyces sp. MMBL 11-1 DNA includes these proteins:
- a CDS encoding DUF397 domain-containing protein has product MAILQGATDKWTKSSYSGGNGACVEVKSPVALSIAVRDSKAPQGPSLTFVPGAWNAFVRDVASGTINS; this is encoded by the coding sequence ATGGCAATTCTTCAGGGTGCTACGGACAAGTGGACGAAGTCGTCGTACTCCGGGGGCAACGGCGCGTGCGTCGAGGTCAAGTCCCCGGTCGCTCTGTCCATCGCCGTCCGTGACTCGAAGGCGCCCCAGGGCCCCTCGCTCACCTTCGTCCCCGGTGCGTGGAACGCGTTCGTGCGCGACGTCGCCTCGGGCACGATCAACTCCTGA
- a CDS encoding GOLPH3/VPS74 family protein, whose translation MGRSRRTIPEELLLLALDPATGTTAQPQSLDLGLAGAQLVELALAGRIAPDGDRIAVVMPRPTGDPTLDSALELLRRRGSPVRAVHWIGGPRLGLRQIYLAHLERCGMVHAVAGQMCGVLPTTRYQATETAISRDIRTRLDSAIRTGVPPDPRTAALAALAHAVGLGKHLYPGNEGRSSRSRLRDLIRHDPMGGLVAHAVMDVQNGVAVQPRRTQQAAGVPLQPQAQARRGSMAHTAAS comes from the coding sequence ATGGGCAGGAGCCGCAGAACAATCCCGGAGGAGCTTTTGCTGCTCGCTCTGGACCCGGCCACGGGTACCACAGCGCAGCCGCAGTCGCTCGACCTCGGCCTGGCCGGGGCACAGCTAGTGGAGCTGGCTCTGGCAGGACGGATAGCCCCTGACGGGGATCGTATCGCCGTGGTGATGCCACGGCCGACAGGAGATCCGACTCTGGACTCCGCACTGGAGCTGCTGCGCCGTCGTGGCAGCCCGGTTCGGGCGGTCCACTGGATCGGCGGGCCCCGGCTGGGGCTGCGCCAGATCTATCTCGCGCATCTGGAGCGGTGCGGCATGGTTCATGCCGTGGCGGGCCAGATGTGCGGAGTGCTGCCGACGACTCGCTACCAGGCGACGGAGACGGCGATCAGCCGGGACATCAGGACCCGGCTGGACAGTGCGATCCGCACCGGCGTACCGCCGGACCCGCGGACCGCGGCGCTCGCCGCACTGGCCCACGCGGTCGGACTCGGCAAGCACCTGTACCCCGGGAACGAGGGGCGCTCATCGCGCTCCCGGCTCCGGGACCTGATCAGGCACGACCCGATGGGCGGACTCGTGGCGCACGCCGTGATGGACGTCCAGAACGGCGTGGCCGTCCAGCCACGCCGTACGCAGCAGGCAGCGGGTGTTCCGTTGCAGCCGCAAGCACAGGCCCGTCGCGGCAGCATGGCGCACACCGCCGCGAGCTGA
- a CDS encoding helix-turn-helix domain-containing protein produces MPSNVNPTVRRRRLGQELRRLRELKGMTAEEVAERLLVSQSKISRLENGRRSISQRDVRDLCGVYEVEDHRIVDSLMQMAKDSRQQGWWHAFGDIPYSVYIGLETDAESLRVYEPQMVPGLLQTRAYAEALISGALPEAPPSDIEKRVNVRSRRQDRVNAAENPLRLWAVIDESALRRVVGDKQVMIDQLEHLVEQSHLPHVTVQVLPFDMGAHPGINGQYAILEFPDAADSSVVYIEGVTSDLYLEKANDVQRYSVMYEHLRAQALNVEQTREFISKIAKSYTS; encoded by the coding sequence GTGCCGTCCAACGTCAATCCCACTGTCAGGCGACGCAGGTTGGGCCAGGAATTGCGCCGCCTGCGCGAACTCAAAGGTATGACAGCCGAGGAAGTGGCGGAGCGGCTGCTGGTATCGCAGTCGAAGATCAGCCGCCTGGAGAACGGCCGCCGCTCCATCAGCCAGCGCGATGTGCGCGACCTCTGCGGGGTGTACGAGGTCGAGGACCACCGCATCGTCGACTCGCTCATGCAGATGGCGAAGGACTCCCGCCAGCAGGGCTGGTGGCACGCCTTCGGCGACATCCCGTACAGCGTCTACATCGGTCTGGAGACCGACGCGGAGTCGCTGCGGGTGTACGAGCCCCAGATGGTCCCGGGCCTGCTCCAGACCCGCGCGTACGCCGAGGCGTTGATCAGCGGCGCGCTTCCCGAAGCCCCTCCGTCGGACATCGAGAAGCGGGTCAACGTACGGTCGCGGCGGCAGGACCGGGTCAACGCGGCGGAGAACCCGCTGCGGCTCTGGGCCGTGATCGACGAGTCGGCGCTGCGCCGGGTGGTCGGCGACAAGCAGGTGATGATCGACCAGCTGGAACACCTCGTCGAGCAGTCCCACCTGCCGCACGTGACCGTGCAGGTCCTGCCGTTCGACATGGGCGCGCACCCGGGCATCAACGGCCAGTACGCGATCCTGGAGTTCCCCGACGCCGCTGACTCCAGCGTCGTCTACATCGAGGGCGTCACGAGCGATCTCTATCTGGAGAAGGCGAACGACGTGCAGCGCTACAGCGTGATGTACGAGCACCTGCGGGCGCAGGCGCTGAACGTGGAGCAGACCCGGGAGTTCATCAGCAAGATCGCGAAGTCGTACACGAGCTGA